TCTGTCAGTCTCATGGCAGTGCCTGGTAAAGTTACAGATATTGCTCTAGGAGTGAGTGAAAAACACCTGAGGTACAATGCGGCCACTGGTCACAGGACACATGGGTTCGTGAGGGGAAGCTCGTGTTCAAcaaacctgatttcctttttttcataaGATCAGTCTCCCATTTGACCGAGGGAGCCAGTTGAAGTGAtgtttttggatttcagtaaagattATGACATGGTTTCTGACAGTATCCATCTGGACCAAATGTCCATCACAGAGCCAGACAAATGCACAACACGATGGGTGAATAATTGGCTGAGGGGTCAGGCTCCGAGGGTTCTGGTAAAAGGGACGATATCAGGCTGGCGGCCACCCACGagtggggctctgcagggctccattttggggccatGTCTCTTCAGTGGTCCCATAGatgacctggatgcaggacttcAGAGAAACCTGAGTGAGTTTGTGGCTGACTCTGaactgggaggagctgctgaCTCCCTTGAGGctggagaggccttgcagagggatctggccaaaggggagagctgggcagACACCGCCTGCgggaagtttaacaagagcaagtgccgggcCCTGTCCCTGGGCAGGGGCATCCCCGGCTGTACGTACAGCGTGGgggggagaggctggagagcagcccccagaacgggagctgggggctgtggcCGACGGCAAGTTGGATGTGAGCCAGCAGCGGGCCCTGGCAGCCCAAAGGGCCAAGCGTGCCCTGGGGTGCCTCAGGCACGGCACTGCTGGCCGGCCGAGGGAAGGGATCGTCCCGCTCTGCTCGGCCTGCTGCGGCCTCGCCTCGAGCACTGCGTGCAGCTGTGGGCAGCACAGCATATGAAGGGTGCGAAACTGTGCGAGAGCCTTAAGGGAGGGCTAAGAGGATGGCAAAGTCTGTGCAGGGCAAGGCGTGCGACGGCCCACAGCTTCCTGatgaggggagtggagggacaGGGGCcagtctctgctctctggggccAGCGACAGGGCCCAAGGGAATGGCACGGAGCTGCCACAGGGGAGGCTCAGGAACCAAGGAGACGGTCTGCTGCAAGACGccttcccaggcagcaaagCCTGAGGACAGAAAGCACCCAGGAAATGCCACTGCCAGACTCCATCTTCGCATGCAAAACTTTATTTgccacagtgctgctgctgctgtgccttgaTGTGCTCCAGAGGAGGGAACAAAGAGCCCCCACAGCCTGCtcatgctcagcaccaggcacagagcaaagaTCAACCCCAAACTAGGAGGCAAAGGTGGCCTGCAATGGCTGGCAGCACACGGTGACCACATCCCTTGCACTGGGTGTCTGCAAGCAGTGcaagcagaggggagaggagcgtggagagctgctgcagcccctgtgctgcctgctggggctcagAGGCAGGGTGAGACCCGCAGGTGCCAGCAGGGCTTGTGCCCCAGCACAGGAACCCTGTACAGGGCAGAGCCCGGGGGCTGCAAGGGGCCTGGCCCCTGCATGCAGCATCAcagccctcctccagcagcagggaggaacatgggcagcccctggccccaCTGCCCCTCattcctgtgctgctcctgcaggaccaAGGAGAGGTGATGCAGGAGTGggtggagaagggcaggagccccccagggctggggacagggtctACAAGGTGCAGTCCCTCAGGCACAGCTGAATTCCCTGTGTCCTCAGCCAGAACCAGGGGCGGATGCTCTCCCCATTGAAGGAGGCTGCTGTGAAAGTGAAGATCTCCACCCCATTGTCAGCGTTGATAAAAGACACCTGCTGCTGGGTACAGTCCAGACAGACCCAGATCCtcgtggggacaggggacagagACAAGTGAGTGGGAGGAGATGTGAGAGACATGAGCTGTCCTTCATCGTACTGCACAGCCCAGATCCCTTCTTCAGGGCTCATGTTGAtccatttcttcctctccacaTATTCCCTGGCCACCCCCACAGCCCACCCTGAATAATTTaccctcttcccctccacctccaccaaCCAGCAGTGCCTCCCCTCTCTGAACTCCTCACGGCCCAGGACGCACCACCAATAGTGAAATCTCTCCGGTGTGTCAGGCACCTGctgccattttctttcctgtctcaCACTGCTGTTGTCCTGAGACAGGACAAGCATGGGATGAGCAGTGTCCGGATCCAGGGTCACCTtcactgcagggacagaaggagcCAGGGCATcaggggcagagctcagccctgggcaggctTTCCCCAGctcggggccaggagctgccccacggggcaggagatggggcacCTCTTGGCTCCTGAATATGTCCCAGTAAGGACAGGAGAAGCACTGCAGAGGGTAACCCAGTGCACACCTACCTGTATTTTGAGGCAGCAGAAACTTTCTCCAtgctggaaggagaggggagagctggtCACAGCCCATGGCCGGTGCCCAGTGGGTGTGGGCAGGGTGAGGGTCCAGCCCCAGGATGTTCTGTCCCAGCTGCACACCCTCCCATGCCCATTGCCTCGGCGCCCTGGGGCCCAAGTGCAGTgacactcacccagctctgcagatttttgtattttttttttgaatagaaaagcaaaataaaatgctgatgGGACAGAACAGCTGCTCAGCCCATGGCTGCTTTCATGTAACAACCCCATTTTCCCTTAGTTAGGGAAGGAGACTCACCAAGCATTGCACGTTCTTTTGCTGcaatagaaagagaaaaggagaccATGATCAGAGGGCACAGTTTCTGATCTCATAGCTCTCACTTTGatactggcttttttttttttttttttctgtttggagtGTGAGACttacccagctctgcagcttgttcGTCTACAAAcgaaagagaaaagcaatgcaTCGATGAGAGGAGTCAGCTTCTCATCAATGGCTGCTACAAACCAAAGACCCCGAATTCTGTCAGTTGTGGGGGGGAAGAGAGACTCACCCAGTCttgcatctttttcctctggaaaagaaaagcataaggAATGCATGATCAGAGGGAAAAAACTTCTCATCCATTGTCTATGAAGGAAATTCTTTCAGGTCAGGGATGGACACTCACCTATCTCTGCAGCTTGtttcactggaaaagaaaaagaaagagaaacgcAATGTATGGTCAGAAGGGAGAGTATGCCTGTGGGAAGACACCAAATGCCTTCTCTATGTGGAAGGAGACTTACCCAGCTTTGCATCCTTTTTTGCTGctataaaaagcaaaaggaatgaaTGGTCAGAGTGGAGAGACTTTCACCCCATTGCTGCTTCCATGGCTAGACCCCAAATTGTTTTGCTCTCATGCATGCGCCCATACCACCTTCCTGCCAGACTTGTAGCAACCAGACAAACAAGGACTGAGGCCCAGCATTTTGCAAGACTTGTAGCATTAAGAACAGACACTTGTGCAGCTCTCTGCACCGTGCCACCAAAACACAAGTGGAAGTGAATGCGGATGGGTGGAGGACATCCCTGTCCCGGAAGAGTCGGTGCagagcggggcagccccgcagcttgctccctgtccccaccttGATCCCCGTTCCTTTCAGCCATCCCGGCCGTGTctgtgcccagggcagccccagccccagcactccccactcccccgtcaggctccagctgctcctccagcacccccgaGCCACCAGCACACAAGCCCCCACAGCCCACCCAGTCCAGTCCCTCCCGCAGGGACGCCACTTCCCCAGGGGGCTAGGGGCAGGGACTGCAAGGACTCTCACAGCTCTCGGCTCTGTGCCGCTGAAAAGCAAAGGTGGAGGAACAGGaggtcagcagagcagcttggtTGCTCGGTGGGAACATCTGCAGGGGTCTGGGCCTTCCCACTAGCCCCACGCTGCAGCCATGCTCCCTGGCCTCCCACCCAAGGCCCCttgccttctcccctgccttcGTTGCCCAAGGCAGAGGCCCAAGAGGATCCTAAGGCCTTTGGGATCCCCAGGAGAacattcccttcctcctcctacgCACCTCCCTgggccagggctcagccccgctccaGACCCACACGGGTCCCTGCAGAACACCTCCCTCTGCTCCATCCCTGCGCTGCCAGCTTACCTTTCTTTCGAAAGAGATAAACACCGAGGCCAATGGACACAGCCAAAAGCACGAGGACCAGAGCCAGAGCCACCATCCAGGGCTGGGCGTTGTGGAAGAAGGGAGCtgagaaaaggcagcaggaaaagggCTGCGTTTCCATGCCCCAGGGTGGAAAAGCAAGACCCAGACTTCTCCCAGCTCAGGACAAGTGCAGGGGCCAGGAACACCTCCCCCTCGCTGTGCTATTTGTACCTGCGATGTGCAGGGACGATTCCCACTCCTGCTGGATGCGGCTGCTCCTGACCATGCAGGACAAGGGCCCCTCCACGCTCCCAGTCACAATGATGGCACCTTCGATTTCAAAGAGCCCCTCCTGGTCCTGGGAATGTGTCTGGGAGACCGAGGGCAGGTGCTGCCCACGAGCATCCCTCCACAGCAGCTGCGGCAGCGGGTACCAGCCGGCCGATCGACACAGCACCCGGACGCCTCCGGCCTCGTAGCCCCCCAGGGAGAGGTGGGGGTCAGTGCCTGTGGCTGGGGGAAGAGCCCGGAGCTGGGTCTTGACTTGGGGAGGGATTCAGTTCCAAGGCAAAGACCCCATCTGCTCCCAtgccagacacagcccagcacagccacgGCCCCAGGGGCTCAGGGACTGGGCACTTCACGCACCCACcctcaccccaaaaccacccttGCAGGAGCCAGACTCAGAGAACAGAGCTGCACAATGCCAGTGGCCCCAAATTGACCAGAAAACCCAGGTGCCGAGTTCCAGGACCTTCAGGGAATGTCTCGGCACCAAGCCGTGCTGGTTCAAGAAGCCCCGAGACTTCCAGACAACGTCTCAGGTCTCCCCAAGCACACAAAGCAAAAGTAAAGCAGACGTCCGGCTGCTCTGAGGACTCTGCGATTCTCCCTGTGTGGTGTTTGGTCCCATTGCTGACacagctgaaggagctgctcagcagcctgtGCCCAGTGCCCTCACAATATTATGATTATTGTCTTCAAGGACACCAGtgaaaactgacaaaaatatcCATGGAGCTCTCTCCCCAAATATTACCTCCACATCCATGGGCATGCTCCATGCTGTGAAAGAGCTGAAACATTCAAAGGACACGTAAACTCTCCCCTGGAAGCATCACCCCAGCCACTAACCTGACACCTCCAGTTCCACAATGGCTTCATCATACACATTAGCATTTTTCACAGTGCAGACGTACTGGCCATCATCAGAGGGTCTCAGCCCCGTGATTCGCAAGTCCAGGCTTCCAGCAGAGAGACCATCTCTGGCCAACTCTGTCCTCCCAGCATATGCCTCCATCTGCTCCCCGTACAGGTCCTCTCCATTGCGGTAGTGGTGCACTGTCTCAGAGATATCATCCCGGATCCACCTGACGTCCAAGGTGCGAGCATCCCGTTGAGGGGACaagtggcagggcagcacgacaTCCTGCCCCACGGTGGCAGTGAGAGGATGGTCTGGACCCTCCactctgagctgggctgggcaatGGAGAAGGGCACAGAGAGGCAGTGAGATTTTGTCATGTCAAATTTATGGGCAGTGAGTGACAAAGTTCGAGCTGTGCGTGAGTTGCTGCGTGCTGGGTCCCCCATGTCCCATGGAAAACACTGGGGAAatggaagagggagagggaggacgtgcaggagaaggaggtgtGCTGGGAGTGGGAGCCCTCTCTGCAGCATTTGGGCAGGTGAAGAAGAGCCAGAAAGTGCAGACAAGGCAGTGCCCATATTGCGTGAAAGAAcgaaaaagaaagcaacaccCATTGGGGGCTGAGCTGTGGGCTCGGGTACCCCCTGCTCCAAGTCCGCtcccctgccccatggcagcACGTCTGCCAGGCCCAGGTggagagcccccagcagccccacaggATCCTACCTGAGCCCAtctggaggaggagcagagtgACGAGGGAAGTCAGGAGGCCCCTGGCATGGCCGGTGAGGATGGGGCGGCCAcagccccaggggagccccatctgtgctgcagcgggagcaggagctgggtgcagaagctggagcagaagagagaggggactgaggggctgcaggcaccgcAGGCGGATGGGGAAGGAGTCCCCTTGGGCCCGGGCACAGAGAgccagagccagcagcgccTTGGGCAGGGCGCAGAGCCTGTGCTTATCACAGGGTGGGGGACACAGCAGGCGGCCCCCAGGGGTTCTTCTCCAAGGGAGGCCCACCAAGATAGACGTCCCTCACCacacccagcagagctgcagaaagcacaagGCTACGCCCAACTTCTCCGGTCTTTGCCCAGTTCCTGGCTGCAATAACCctctgggagcagctctgcccctgGGGCAGCTGGGACAATTGTCCGttgagctctgcagggctggaacCACCATCCCATCGCAGCTGGGTGTCCAGCCCAGGGCCTTCAGCAAGAACGAGGGGCTTGTCCCCAGCAGGGGCCTCTCCAGACCTCCAGGGAAAGCCGCTGTCTGAGCTTGTTCATCTCCACCCATCTAAGGAGGAATCAAACAGGGAGCATTGGGACAATGCGGAGGTGCATAATGTTATCTCGAGACCTCTCCAAATTCTAtcttgggggtgtttggtcttGGAATTTAAGCTGTCAAACATTGCCCCAGTTTCCAagaaggtcagtgaagaaggccCTGGGAATTACACCCTATCAGTGAACCCTATCTGTGCCCTGACTGCAGGATGGGCTTCACCGTTCCCTTGgccttcctcctctgccagaAAAGCCACATGGGGCCCAGGCCCCATGTCTTCTGTGACTGTGGGAAAGCCTTTTGGGAGACCACGACCCTCTGCAGGCACCAGCGCATCCACACAGGTGAGAAGCCCTACCACTGCTCGTACTGCGAGAAAAGCTTTCAGGCCAGCTCAACCCTCATCGTCCACCAGAGGAACCACACCGCGGAGATGGGGGGTCTTTGGGTCTCCATCCCCACGACATCGCAGCTCCTCCACGTCCCATCCATCCTAGAGCTTGCGTTTCGTTGCTGCTTGTGCCTTCAACTCCGAGCATAACTTTTACTGTTCCTCCCAAACAACCCTCTGAAGATGATTTATGTGAATTGAGGGGGACCAGGCATGCAGCTGTTGGTCATGGCACAGCTTCTCGTAGTGCTTAGGGAAAGTGGTGGTCAGTCAGTCCCCAGTCCCGGGATGGCTTTGGGGATGGCTCCACTTGCTGAGGCAATTGGCTCTGGGGCAGACGCATTGTGCAGTGGAGCGGGGGAtcgagacaggcagggctttttttttggcatcgaggccactcgaagCAGCCGAGGGAGTCTCCAGTACCCGGCAGCCCTCATGAGGGAGGCTGACAAGGCACAGGTGGAGCCAGCAACACCCCCTCCCtggccgttcaaaagcagcccctagggagcgcgagcgaccaggagcacGGTGACCAGGACGGGCAAACAGGGTGTGGTGCATCAGAAGGGCAGGGCGCGGCAGTTTGTGTGGCAGTGCGCAcaggcagggtgagcagggagggCCACTCACAGCTCTATTGCAGCGGTCTTTCCCTCCGGTACTTGTAACCTGCCTGCAAGGAACCTGgccatggtatcaaccaggcagaaaaccatggcctccgcatctcttgcggcctctccagccacagtcacggatgtggctactcagacggagggctcGGGGAAACACGCAgccatccaggtcttgggctgcagggtgtgcccgagtcttctgtcAGTATCCGACAGCAGCGGCgaggggtatgcctgtgggaggtgtgcccaggttgaagagctgctcagccaggtagcggagcttcgggaggaggtgagcaggctcaggagcatgagggagtcagagagggaaattgactggtggaggtaTACTCTgccctctctgagacagactcacaagcctgccacagcacaggtgTCTCCTgctacacagaagacaaaagttccctcatcccaccaggcagtaggaggagacctaggccaagggggggggaatggaggcaggttcctgcTCGGGATGGTAGatgagccctgtccctgcccacctcaccctCACCTTCCCACCTTCCCATCTACtcttcccatctacccttatcTAACAGGTATGAGGGTCTAGAACACGACATTCAGAACAACAAAGTAGATGAAAGCCTGTCCCAGTTGGAGagggtgcctaaggcaaggcaacctacccCCCACATTGCTACACcatctgtcaaaaaagaaagaagggttattgtcatgggggactcccttttgaaagggacagagggcccaatataccgacctgaccctacccacagggaagtctgttgcctccctggggctcgggtgagagacttcaCTAAGAAAGTCAAGtgcctggtacggcccaccgactactacctgctactggtctttcaggctggtaatgacgaggtagcaacgagaagtctGAGAACGATtgactttagggctttggggtgactacttaaaggatcaggggcacaggttgtgtttgcctctgtccttccgataggggggatcaatgctgacaagcagactcatcacattaacacgtggcttcgggactggtgcaaccaGCAGAATTTCGGGTTTTTcgatcatgggaaggtctacgtgacaccgggcctgctggcaccagatgggatgtgCCTTTCTCAGAGAGAGatgaggatttttgctcaggagttggcagggctgatagatagggctttaaagTAGAGGCGAAgagggaaggggataaaaccaggcatgCCGGTGAcgagctaagggatggtgtgctagaatcagagggactgtgtccTAGTGAGGCCCTTCAGTTGGCTACACAAGGTGCTGCATGTAGggaggcgcatttgaagtgcttctacacaaacgcacgcagtatgaggaataaaatggatgcgctagaagtcttggcccagtcccacagctacgacatcatcggcataagcgaaacctagtgggatgagtcctgtggctggtgtgttgcaatagatggttacaggctcttcaggagggacaggcagggtaggcgaggtggcaGGGTGGCAACGTATGTTAAGCATGGGCTGaactgtgtggaacttcaagttggtgatggcaaagttgagagcctctgggtaaggattaagggacgaacaaacaaaggggatgtcgttgtgggagtctattacaggccacctggccaggacgacaacgccgatgaattattctttgcagaactaagagatgcctcaagattaactccccttgtccttatgggggatttcaacttgccagatgtCAACTGGGATtaccacacggctgacacgagcaagtccaggaggttcataaagcacctagacGATAACTTCTTGATGCAGGTGCTAAaggagccaactaggaaaggtgccctcctagatctgttgctcgagaacagagagggtcttgtgggagacgtggcaaaTGGCAGCCGTCTcagtcatagtgaccatgaagtgcttgagtttagaatttatggtgatagaaggaaaactgccaccaaaacttcagccctggatatggggaaagcagacttcaggctgctcagggaactagtcagcaaggtcccctgggaaactgcttttgaaggcattggcgtccatcagtgctggtcaatctttaagcactgcctcctaaaagcacaagatcaggcgattccaaaatattggaagtcaggcaggcggggcagaaggccggcctggctgaccagggatcttctactggagcttaggtgaaaaaagaaagtgtatggctgctggaagaAGGGTCAGgtgacgaggaaggaatacagggatgctgttcgtgtttgtagggagaaaattcatgtggccaaagcccaactagagttgacgctggccatgtctgtgggagacaataaaaaaagtttttttagatatgtgaacagaaaaaggagaaccaaagaaaacatagatccgctactagatggggaaggtctcctcacagacaatgacataggcaaagcagagacatttaacaCCTCTgtcttcgcctctgtcttcaacactgatgatgagCTTCAGGACTCAGGGTACcttgagctggaggaccatgacggtgggaatgacaaactcccaaccgaccctgaacgtgtgcgggatttgctgctccacctggatccatacaagtccatgggtccggatgggattcatcccagggtgcttaaagagctggctgacgtcatcgcaggacctctctcaattatttttcaacgatcttgggaatctggagaggtcccattggactggaagctggcaaatgttgtgccagttttcaagaagggtaagaaagaagaccctagcaattacaggcctgtcagtctcatgtcagtgcctggtaaaattatggagaggatgatcgttgaagttattgaagcgcacctggtggacaatgcagtcattggtcccagccaagatgggttcatgaggggtaggtcctgcctaacaaatttgatttccttttatgatatgatcacccatctagtcgatcaagggaaaccagctgatgtgatctttttggacttcagcaaagcttttgacatggtttcccataggatcctacaggacaaaatgtccagcatacaacttaacaaaaacaacatacgatgggtgagcaattggctgatgggcagggctcaaagggttgtggtaaatggggccacatcatgctggcggatggtcactggtggggtccctcaaggctccattttagggccagtcctcttcaatgtttttataaatgatttggatgtaggactagaaggtgttttgagcaaatttgccgacgacaccaaacttggaggagttgtggactcggctgagggtggaaaggccttgcagagagatctggacagatgggagagctgggcgatcaccaacagcatgaagtttaacaagagcatgttccgggtcctgcacctgggacggggcaaccctggctatacgtatagactgggtgacgagacgctggagagcagccctgcagagagggatctgggggttgtgcttgacagcaagctgaacatgagccagcagtgtgccctggcagccaggagggcaaaccgtatcctggggtgcatcaagcacggcattgttagtcggttgagggaagtgattgtcccgctctactctgcgctggtgcgacctcacctcgagcactgtgtgcagttctgggcagtacagtacaaaaaggacattaaactgttggaaagtgtccagaggagggctacaaagatggtgaagggcctagaggggaagacatatgaggagcagctgaggtcacttggcctgttcagcctggagaagaggaggctgaggggggacctcatcacagtctacaacttccttgagagggggagtggagagacaggtgacctattctccgttatcaccagtgataggacccgcgggaatgggAAAGCTGAGGCAGGGAAAGTTTaagctggacatcaggaagaggttcttcaccaagagggtggtcgcacgctggaacaggctccccagggaagtagtcactgcaccaaacctgtctgaatttaagaa
The DNA window shown above is from Anser cygnoides isolate HZ-2024a breed goose chromosome 35, Taihu_goose_T2T_genome, whole genome shotgun sequence and carries:
- the LOC136788348 gene encoding butyrophilin subfamily 3 member A2-like isoform X3, coding for MGLPWGCGRPILTGHARGLLTSLVTLLLLQMGSAQLRVEGPDHPLTATVGQDVVLPCHLSPQRDARTLDVRWIRDDISETVHHYRNGEDLYGEQMEAYAGRTELARDGLSAGSLDLRITGLRPSDDGQYVCTVKNANVYDEAIVELEVSATGTDPHLSLGGYEAGGVRVLCRSAGWYPLPQLLWRDARGQHLPSVSQTHSQDQEGLFEIEGAIIVTGSVEGPLSCMVRSSRIQQEWESSLHIAAPFFHNAQPWMVALALVLVLLAVSIGLGVYLFRKKVAQSRELVNRDAKLEEQPAEIEEKDARLAELAAKVEEQSAELEKQAAELVRKDAKMVEQAAELAWRRCLLPQNRVKVTLDADTAHPMLVLSQDQTSVRRETEWQQVPDTPERFDTCCCVLGREEFREGRHFWEVEGEGEWLKFSWWAVGVARASVKRKGEIDTSPGEGIWAVEYYYEHLKSLTSPPTHLSLSPVPTRIWVCLDCTQQQVSFINADNGVEIFTFTAASFNGESIHPWFLLKKRGIQLCLRNSTL